From a single Populus nigra chromosome 18, ddPopNigr1.1, whole genome shotgun sequence genomic region:
- the LOC133678449 gene encoding LOB domain-containing protein 40-like yields MPFSALSFSSLPHRIILLLIGFLNSSPSLSRHFSISFRTEYTMRMSCNGCRILRKGCGDNCSIKPCLQWIETPDSQANATLFLAKFYGRAGLMNLINACPQHLRPDTFKSLLYEACGRIVNPVSGSVGLLSAGSWQQCQAAVEAVLKGEPITQIASTDQLTLGASDTRHVSREEDWSASDQPRKVKSKRQFNRSTSKRKSSRTEAEHTCFEFMIGFDGLRSVSPDSVLSWRPSLGSDNEETDSMGSVETVEASKLDEPAEGSGLDLDLTLGHY; encoded by the exons ATGCCCTTTTCAGCCCTTTCTTTTTCATCACTCCCACATAGAATTATCCTTCTTCTTATCGGATTTCTCAATTCATCTCCTTCACTCTCTCGTCATTTCTCAATTTCTTTCCGAACTGAGTACACCATGCGGATGAGTTGTAATGGTTGCAGAATCCTTCGCAAGGGCTGTGGTGATAATTGTAGTATAAAACCTTGCCTTCAATGGATCGAAACTCCCGATTCCCAAGCCAATGCCACCCTCTTCCTCGCTAAATTCTACGGTCGTGCTGGACTCATGAACCTCATCAATGCTTGCCCTCAGCATCTCCGTCCAG ATACGTTTAAGTCCTTATTATACGAGGCATGTGGGCGGATTGTGAATCCAGTTTCGGGATCAGTCGGGTTGTTAAGCGCCGGGTCATGGCAGCAATGTCAAGCCGCCGTGGAAGCCGTTCTGAAAGGCGAGCCGATCACTCAAATTGCATCAACTGATCAGCTTACACTAGGCGCCTCTGATACGCGCCACGTGTCAAGAGAGGAGGACTGGTCTGCATCTGATCAGCCCCGTAAAGTCAAGTCCAAGCGTCAATTCAATCGATCAACTTCAAAGCGGAAGTCGAGCAGGACTGAGGCTGAGCACACATGTTTCGAGTTCATGATTGGATTTGATGGATTGCGGTCAGTGAGTCCTGACTCTGTGTTGAGTTGGCGTCCTAGTTTGGGGTCTGACAATGAGGAAACTGACAGTATGGGGTCTGTGGAGACTGTAGAGGCTTCTAAGCTTGATGAGCCAGCCGAAGGAAGTGGTTTGGATTTAGACTTGACCTTGGGTCATTATTGA